A genome region from Alteripontixanthobacter maritimus includes the following:
- a CDS encoding putative bifunctional diguanylate cyclase/phosphodiesterase, translating to MKHTPPPIPGKSGPLTLRVLLGLSDSDEDNWGRLRGIQFKRIAELTTSRIIVTLIAAAHIVALFFGKAPSAILGIWAIAVCGLLYYNIKFEHSLCNLGKCVLSRAQYRKHGINAVITGLVWSAPLAIFAPYAGAPELGMLVAILGLLAVGTALGRNAAPVGALIFIGIVSISALIALVLMQQWMFALVVALYAIQCIGGTLTGARTFLTGRLAEAGLSEKSEVVSLLLREFEENQADWLWQIDTARRVRSVSPRFAFATKSPPEEIEGMPFLELISGDAWRTGQFPPSLHELADKLKRRESFSALLVKVTIGRETRWWELSGTPMLNHDGKHIGFRGVGSDVTEQRESSEKIAYLARYDTLTSLPNRLMLTESLNDALRYAEQWRTRCAFLMIDLDRFKAVNDSLGHHVGDQLLAQVAERLRGVMGKNELVGRLGGDEFGIVIRDASEQGTITGVAGRVIEQLSQPYTLDHQTLYVGASVGSAIGPRDGINVEDLMRNADLALYRAKDEGGGEHWAYEPGLHATAEERRKLEFALRNALERGELSLNFQPVVDANSEQVLSFEALVRWNNSEQGFVSPGKFIPLAEDTRLIVPIGAWVLEQSCKAAMSWPSNIRVAVNVSPEQLAEPDFADTVVRALANSGLDAHRLEIEVTESIFLRDANLASKSLEQVMALGCTVALDDFGTGYSSLGYLRKLRFTTIKVDRSFVQGAATDNPESLAIIRAVVAMADSLGMKTTAEGVETAEEAKMIREMGCTKIQGYYYGRPMQLSDTAKIFQRRAAQPRLSA from the coding sequence GTGAAACATACGCCCCCTCCTATTCCGGGTAAATCCGGTCCGCTTACGCTTCGCGTCCTGCTTGGCTTGTCGGATAGCGACGAAGATAATTGGGGGCGGCTGCGCGGGATCCAGTTCAAGCGCATTGCCGAGCTGACGACCAGCCGCATCATCGTCACATTGATTGCCGCCGCACATATTGTGGCGCTGTTTTTCGGGAAAGCTCCGTCCGCTATATTGGGGATCTGGGCCATCGCGGTGTGCGGGTTGCTCTATTACAACATCAAATTCGAGCACAGCCTGTGCAATCTGGGCAAATGCGTGCTGAGTCGGGCGCAGTATCGCAAACATGGCATCAACGCTGTAATCACGGGGCTAGTCTGGAGCGCGCCGCTCGCCATTTTCGCTCCCTACGCCGGAGCGCCGGAATTAGGGATGTTGGTCGCAATTTTGGGACTGCTGGCAGTGGGTACCGCCCTCGGGCGGAACGCCGCGCCGGTAGGAGCGCTCATTTTCATCGGGATCGTGAGCATATCGGCCTTGATTGCGTTGGTGTTGATGCAGCAATGGATGTTTGCGCTGGTCGTTGCGTTATATGCGATCCAGTGCATCGGAGGCACGCTGACCGGTGCGCGTACGTTCCTGACGGGGCGTCTTGCGGAAGCGGGCCTTTCCGAAAAGTCCGAAGTCGTGTCGCTGCTGCTGCGCGAGTTCGAGGAAAACCAGGCGGACTGGTTATGGCAGATCGACACGGCGCGCCGGGTTCGTTCGGTATCCCCGCGGTTTGCGTTCGCCACAAAAAGCCCACCCGAAGAGATCGAAGGAATGCCGTTCCTCGAACTGATTTCGGGCGATGCATGGCGCACCGGACAGTTTCCGCCCAGCCTGCATGAACTGGCCGACAAACTGAAACGGCGCGAAAGTTTCTCGGCATTGCTGGTCAAGGTGACGATCGGCCGTGAAACCCGCTGGTGGGAGCTTTCCGGCACGCCGATGCTGAACCATGATGGCAAGCATATCGGTTTCCGCGGTGTCGGTTCGGACGTGACCGAGCAGCGCGAATCGTCGGAAAAAATTGCCTATCTTGCCCGTTACGACACGCTCACCAGCTTGCCGAACAGGTTGATGCTGACAGAATCGCTCAACGATGCGCTGCGTTATGCCGAACAATGGCGCACGCGCTGCGCGTTCCTGATGATCGACCTTGATCGGTTCAAGGCCGTGAACGATTCGCTGGGGCACCATGTCGGCGACCAGCTGCTCGCACAGGTTGCCGAGCGGCTGCGTGGTGTGATGGGCAAGAACGAACTTGTCGGGCGGCTTGGCGGTGACGAATTTGGTATCGTGATCCGCGACGCTAGCGAACAAGGCACTATTACAGGGGTTGCCGGGCGCGTAATTGAACAATTGTCGCAGCCTTACACTCTCGACCATCAAACGTTGTATGTGGGTGCCAGTGTCGGTTCGGCTATCGGGCCGCGCGACGGTATCAATGTCGAAGACCTGATGCGCAACGCCGACCTTGCGTTGTACCGCGCCAAGGACGAAGGCGGCGGCGAGCACTGGGCTTACGAACCCGGCCTGCACGCCACGGCTGAAGAGCGTCGGAAACTGGAATTCGCGCTTCGCAACGCACTGGAACGCGGCGAGCTGTCACTCAACTTCCAGCCGGTGGTGGATGCGAATTCGGAACAGGTTCTCAGTTTCGAGGCGCTGGTACGCTGGAACAATTCCGAACAGGGCTTCGTCAGCCCCGGCAAGTTCATTCCACTGGCGGAAGACACCCGCCTGATCGTACCGATCGGCGCATGGGTGCTGGAACAGTCATGCAAGGCGGCGATGTCCTGGCCGTCGAATATTCGCGTTGCCGTAAACGTTTCGCCCGAGCAGCTGGCAGAACCCGACTTTGCCGACACGGTGGTGCGCGCGCTGGCAAATAGCGGTTTGGATGCGCATCGTCTTGAAATCGAAGTGACCGAAAGCATTTTCCTGCGCGATGCGAACCTGGCCAGCAAGTCGCTGGAACAGGTCATGGCGCTGGGATGCACCGTGGCGCTCGACGATTTCGGTACCGGCTATTCCTCGCTCGGCTATTTGCGCAAATTACGCTTCACCACGATCAAGGTGGACCGCAGTTTCGTGCAGGGCGCAGCGACGGACAACCCTGAAAGCCTGGCGATCATCCGGGCAGTGGTGGCCATGGCGGACAGTCTGGGCATGAAGACCACCGCAGAGGGCGTCGAAACTGCTGAAGAAGCCAAGATGATCCGCGAGATGGGCTGTACCAAGATCCAGGGATATTATTACGGTCGGCCCATGCAGTTGTCCGATACCGCGAAAATCTTTCAGCGCAGGGCGGCGCAGCCGCGGCTGTCGGCTTAA
- the glmS gene encoding glutamine--fructose-6-phosphate transaminase (isomerizing): MCGIIGIVSETGVADRLVDGLKRMEYRGYDSAGVCTLDTDNNGGHELVRRRAKGKLENLVAELAGNPAPGTIGIAHTRWATHGAPTAANAHPHATDRVALVHNGIIENYKPLRDELVAAGRTLESETDSEVVAHLVSQQIEVGASPEDAVQTVLPRLRGAFALAILFRDHPGMMIGARRGSPLVVGYAEGEMFLGSDALALATLTQRIAYLEEGDWVVLTRDGAEIRDTDNAPVQREITTSGASAAAVEKGNYRHFMQKEIFEQPTVVGQTLGSYLRQSDGTVALPQFDFDLSSVKRITIVACGTSFYAGMVAKYWFEQFARVPVDIDVASEFRYRDPVLEDGGLALFISQSGETADTLAALRHCKEAGQTIAVVVNVPTSSMAREADLLLPTHAGPEIGVASTKAFTCQLAVLAALAANMAVKKGHMDRAEEQEVVRHLFEAPACLNAALGHDEDIEAMAPLIAPARDVLYLGRGPDYPLALEGALKLKEISYIHAEGYASGEMKHGPIALIDEDVPVIVLAPSGPLFEKTVSNMEEVRARGGQIVLISDAEGLAAAGEGCLATIEMPSVHPLIAPLVYAVPVQLLAYHVACVKGTDVDQPRNLAKSVTVE; encoded by the coding sequence ATGTGCGGCATTATCGGCATTGTGAGCGAAACAGGCGTAGCCGACCGGCTGGTCGACGGACTGAAACGCATGGAATATCGCGGCTATGATAGCGCCGGGGTCTGCACGCTCGACACGGACAATAATGGCGGCCACGAACTCGTCCGACGCCGGGCGAAGGGCAAGCTGGAAAACCTCGTCGCGGAACTGGCCGGCAATCCTGCGCCGGGCACCATCGGTATCGCGCATACGCGCTGGGCAACCCACGGCGCACCGACTGCCGCCAACGCGCATCCCCACGCAACGGACCGCGTGGCTCTGGTCCACAACGGCATCATCGAGAACTACAAGCCCTTGCGCGACGAGCTGGTAGCTGCAGGGCGCACATTGGAAAGCGAAACCGACAGCGAAGTGGTGGCCCATCTCGTAAGCCAGCAGATCGAAGTTGGCGCGAGCCCGGAAGACGCTGTGCAGACGGTACTGCCGCGCCTTCGCGGTGCGTTCGCGCTGGCGATCCTGTTCCGCGACCATCCGGGCATGATGATCGGCGCGCGGCGCGGTTCGCCGCTGGTAGTCGGGTATGCGGAAGGCGAGATGTTCCTAGGGTCGGACGCGCTGGCGCTGGCCACCCTGACCCAGCGCATCGCTTATCTGGAGGAGGGCGACTGGGTTGTCCTAACCAGAGACGGCGCGGAAATCCGCGATACCGACAACGCGCCGGTGCAGCGCGAGATCACGACTTCGGGTGCATCTGCGGCCGCAGTGGAGAAGGGCAATTACCGCCACTTCATGCAGAAGGAGATATTCGAACAGCCTACAGTCGTCGGCCAGACATTGGGATCCTATCTGCGCCAGTCGGATGGCACCGTGGCCCTACCGCAATTCGATTTCGACCTGTCGAGCGTGAAGCGCATCACCATCGTGGCGTGCGGCACCAGCTTCTATGCCGGAATGGTAGCCAAGTACTGGTTCGAACAGTTTGCCCGCGTGCCGGTCGATATCGATGTAGCAAGCGAGTTCCGCTATCGCGACCCGGTGCTGGAGGATGGCGGCCTGGCGCTGTTTATTTCGCAAAGCGGCGAAACGGCGGATACGCTGGCGGCGCTGCGCCATTGCAAAGAAGCCGGGCAGACCATCGCAGTGGTGGTGAATGTCCCGACCAGTTCGATGGCGCGCGAGGCCGACCTGCTGCTGCCCACCCATGCCGGCCCGGAAATCGGGGTGGCAAGCACCAAGGCATTTACCTGCCAACTTGCCGTACTCGCCGCGCTCGCTGCCAACATGGCGGTGAAGAAAGGGCACATGGACCGGGCGGAGGAACAGGAGGTGGTGCGTCACCTGTTCGAAGCGCCCGCCTGCCTCAATGCGGCGCTGGGTCATGACGAGGATATCGAGGCTATGGCTCCGCTGATCGCCCCGGCACGGGACGTGCTGTATCTGGGGCGCGGCCCGGATTATCCGCTGGCGTTGGAAGGGGCGCTGAAATTGAAGGAGATCAGCTACATCCATGCCGAAGGCTATGCCAGCGGCGAGATGAAGCATGGGCCCATCGCACTGATCGACGAAGATGTGCCGGTCATCGTGCTCGCGCCGTCGGGCCCGTTATTTGAAAAAACGGTCTCCAACATGGAGGAAGTGCGTGCACGTGGCGGGCAAATCGTCCTGATCTCCGATGCAGAAGGGCTGGCGGCCGCTGGCGAAGGGTGCCTGGCCACCATCGAAATGCCGAGTGTCCATCCGCTGATTGCACCGCTCGTCTATGCGGTACCGGTGCAATTGCTGGCTTACCACGTGGCTTGCGTGAAGGGTACAGACGTGGATCAGCCGCGCAATCTGGCCAAATCGGTGACTGTGGAATAG
- a CDS encoding DMT family transporter produces MSAASIHQNDRLGLLYAAAGFALLSFGDAVVKTMVDEWPPTAIAALRYSLGAAGLSALLLASEGRGAFAGFLQPIQWLRGASVAIATICFFGSLLVMPLDEATTIVFVAPMLVALFAPVFLGEKSRRESWIASGAAFVGVLIVLRPNLAEIGWAAFLPLVAATGMSILMIANRAVAGRSSALSMQAFVALAAAPVIVTVAIVAHFTVDVLRVGTPDWTVIARCAFVAVSASSAHWLVYLGTTRAGAATIAPMTYIQLVVAVLLGWWWFGDVPDLATLAGATIIIGAGLYLWHRGRAAPIPAGRQAVVERTQD; encoded by the coding sequence ATGTCCGCCGCCTCTATCCACCAGAACGACCGCCTCGGCCTGCTTTACGCCGCCGCCGGTTTCGCCTTGCTGTCGTTCGGGGATGCAGTGGTCAAAACTATGGTCGACGAATGGCCGCCCACGGCCATCGCCGCCTTGCGCTACAGCCTTGGCGCGGCGGGGCTTTCCGCATTGTTGTTGGCGAGCGAAGGACGCGGGGCTTTTGCCGGGTTCCTGCAACCGATCCAGTGGCTGCGCGGTGCCAGCGTGGCGATCGCCACCATCTGTTTCTTCGGTTCGCTGCTGGTCATGCCGCTGGACGAGGCGACCACCATCGTGTTCGTCGCACCGATGCTGGTGGCTTTGTTCGCGCCTGTGTTCCTGGGCGAGAAATCCCGGCGGGAAAGCTGGATCGCGTCGGGCGCGGCGTTTGTCGGCGTGTTGATCGTGCTGCGGCCCAATCTGGCGGAGATCGGCTGGGCGGCCTTCCTGCCGCTTGTCGCTGCCACCGGCATGTCGATCCTGATGATTGCCAATCGCGCGGTGGCGGGGCGTAGCAGCGCGCTTTCCATGCAGGCCTTTGTCGCGCTGGCCGCCGCCCCGGTCATTGTGACGGTCGCCATTGTCGCGCATTTCACGGTCGATGTGTTGCGGGTGGGCACGCCGGACTGGACGGTGATCGCTCGCTGTGCATTTGTGGCAGTCAGCGCCAGTAGCGCGCACTGGCTGGTCTATCTTGGTACCACGCGGGCAGGCGCGGCCACGATTGCGCCGATGACCTACATCCAGCTGGTCGTTGCAGTACTGCTGGGCTGGTGGTGGTTCGGCGATGTGCCGGACCTTGCCACGCTGGCAGGCGCCACAATCATCATCGGCGCGGGCCTCTACCTCTGGCATCGTGGGCGCGCTGCGCCTATTCCCGCCGGAAGGCAGGCGGTGGTGGAACGCACGCAGGACTGA
- a CDS encoding sulfatase-like hydrolase/transferase codes for MLKIGAPERTMPKFELLRALPLRWTLIWLILPNLVIIAMWPIGGPSMAAPLFLGGLYAIAVSQLPSARLRRLGIAVLFALVLGKYVTKSFNVDDLNILHMTAYFGQLQVFKAPEYLLAAAVLGVALLVALKYEARAERFTSMQQLLMAGATVALLVMADTYATAGVRGTYKASAPEGFPVDSAMLQNTIAPDTVAAKNLVVIIVESWGVPNNPVDKTIDDAIWNPAQWSAKYEVDSGISTYFGSTTNAELRELCGVWADHLSFDFGSANCLPGQFREAGFQTTAMHSFNPDFFGRDEWYPQLGFDTIRFDQALQDRGARFCDGVFAGACDHDVPRQIGDTLRERSGSRNFIYWLTLNAHLPISANREMGTDTCDLGLPAWRKDYPILCRSYTAQRTLANSITAEIMRDDFPQSDILIVGDHMPPFFPRALRTRFDTTSVPWIHLTARRDGKGSAPASLASAR; via the coding sequence GTGCTGAAAATCGGTGCTCCCGAACGCACAATGCCGAAATTCGAATTGCTGCGCGCGTTGCCGCTGCGCTGGACGCTGATCTGGCTGATCCTGCCCAACCTCGTCATCATCGCCATGTGGCCGATCGGCGGGCCGTCGATGGCAGCACCGCTGTTCCTTGGCGGGTTGTATGCCATAGCCGTGTCGCAGCTGCCCTCCGCCCGGTTGCGGCGGCTTGGCATCGCGGTGTTGTTCGCATTGGTGCTTGGCAAATATGTGACGAAATCGTTCAATGTGGACGATCTCAACATCCTCCACATGACCGCCTATTTCGGCCAGCTGCAGGTGTTCAAGGCACCGGAATACCTGTTGGCAGCGGCGGTGCTGGGCGTAGCGTTGCTGGTGGCGCTTAAATACGAGGCGCGCGCGGAGCGGTTCACCTCCATGCAGCAATTGCTGATGGCAGGAGCAACCGTGGCGTTGCTGGTCATGGCCGACACTTACGCGACGGCAGGCGTGCGCGGTACTTACAAGGCCAGCGCACCGGAAGGGTTTCCGGTCGATTCCGCCATGCTGCAGAACACGATTGCGCCGGATACCGTTGCAGCAAAGAACCTTGTCGTCATAATCGTTGAAAGCTGGGGCGTACCGAACAATCCGGTCGACAAGACGATCGACGATGCCATCTGGAACCCGGCGCAATGGTCCGCGAAATACGAGGTCGACAGCGGCATCTCCACCTATTTCGGATCGACCACCAATGCCGAATTGCGCGAGCTTTGCGGCGTTTGGGCGGATCATCTGTCATTCGATTTCGGGAGCGCCAATTGCCTGCCCGGCCAGTTCCGTGAGGCCGGTTTCCAGACCACCGCGATGCACAGTTTCAATCCCGATTTCTTCGGCCGCGACGAATGGTACCCGCAGCTTGGTTTCGACACGATTCGCTTCGACCAAGCCTTGCAGGATCGCGGCGCACGTTTCTGCGACGGCGTTTTTGCTGGTGCCTGCGACCATGACGTACCACGCCAGATCGGCGACACGTTGCGGGAACGGAGCGGAAGCCGCAACTTCATCTACTGGCTAACGCTGAACGCGCATCTGCCGATTAGCGCCAACCGCGAAATGGGCACCGACACTTGCGACCTCGGTCTGCCTGCGTGGCGCAAAGATTACCCGATCCTGTGCCGCAGCTATACTGCGCAACGAACGCTGGCGAACTCGATAACTGCTGAAATCATGCGGGACGATTTTCCGCAAAGCGACATCCTGATCGTTGGCGATCATATGCCGCCATTCTTCCCGCGGGCCCTTCGCACCCGGTTCGACACCACTTCGGTTCCCTGGATCCATCTGACTGCGCGCAGGGATGGAAAAGGTAGCGCACCGGCATCATTGGCATCCGCTCGCTGA
- a CDS encoding CpaF family protein: MKSGGRPSFGVAKPMSGGGGNAGGGMGGGNATPPPSGGEQFPPLPGDADVPGAAPESGGGQEKGDAMSRLADRANHVHETNEQGGFEQSVHKIKEQVLPRLLERVDPEAAATLTKDELSEEFRPIIMEVLAELKVTLNRREQFALEKVLIDELLGFGPLEELLNDPDVSDIMVNGPDQTYIEKNGKLQMAGIRFRDEQHLFQIAQRIVNQVGRRVDQTTPLADARLKDGSRVNVIVPPLSLKGTALSIRKFSEKPITIDMLKEFGSMSDKMATCLKIAGACRMNVVISGGTGSGKTTMLNALSKMIDPGERVLTIEDAAELRLQQPHWLPLETRPPNLEGQGAITIGDLVKNALRMRPDRIILGEIRGAECFDLLAAMNTGHDGSMCTLHANSPRECLGRMENMILMGDIKIPKEAISRQIAESVDLIVQVKRLRDGSRRTTDITEVIGMEGDVIVTQNLFKFEYLDEDDDGKIIGEFRSSGLRPYTLEKARQFGFDQAFLEACL; encoded by the coding sequence ATGAAATCCGGTGGACGCCCATCCTTCGGTGTTGCCAAACCCATGAGCGGCGGCGGCGGAAATGCTGGCGGCGGAATGGGTGGCGGCAACGCTACGCCCCCTCCTTCAGGCGGCGAGCAATTTCCCCCGCTTCCCGGCGATGCGGACGTTCCCGGCGCGGCGCCCGAAAGTGGTGGAGGACAAGAAAAAGGCGACGCAATGTCGCGGCTGGCCGACCGCGCCAATCATGTGCACGAGACCAACGAACAGGGCGGTTTTGAGCAGAGCGTTCACAAGATCAAGGAACAGGTGCTTCCCCGCCTGCTGGAACGTGTCGATCCGGAAGCCGCAGCTACGCTGACCAAGGATGAACTGTCGGAAGAATTCCGTCCGATCATCATGGAAGTGCTGGCGGAACTGAAGGTCACCCTGAACCGCCGCGAGCAGTTTGCGCTGGAAAAGGTGCTGATCGACGAACTGCTGGGTTTCGGTCCGCTGGAAGAACTACTCAACGATCCCGACGTGTCGGACATTATGGTCAATGGTCCCGACCAGACTTATATCGAGAAGAACGGCAAGCTGCAGATGGCGGGCATCCGCTTCCGTGACGAGCAGCATCTATTCCAGATCGCTCAGCGCATCGTGAACCAGGTCGGCCGCCGTGTTGACCAGACCACGCCGCTGGCCGATGCCCGTCTGAAGGACGGCAGCCGTGTGAACGTCATCGTGCCGCCGCTCTCGCTGAAGGGCACCGCGCTTTCCATTCGTAAGTTTTCCGAAAAGCCGATCACCATCGATATGCTCAAGGAATTCGGTTCCATGAGCGACAAGATGGCGACCTGCCTCAAAATCGCCGGGGCCTGCCGCATGAACGTGGTGATTTCAGGCGGTACGGGTTCCGGTAAGACGACGATGCTCAACGCCCTGTCGAAGATGATCGACCCGGGCGAGCGCGTGCTGACGATCGAGGATGCGGCCGAGCTTCGTCTGCAGCAGCCGCACTGGCTGCCGCTGGAAACTCGCCCGCCCAACCTCGAAGGGCAAGGTGCCATCACTATTGGCGATCTGGTCAAGAACGCCCTGCGTATGCGCCCTGACCGCATCATCCTGGGCGAAATTCGCGGCGCAGAATGTTTCGACCTGCTTGCCGCGATGAACACGGGCCACGATGGTTCGATGTGTACGCTTCACGCCAACAGCCCGCGCGAATGCCTCGGGCGTATGGAGAACATGATCCTGATGGGCGATATCAAGATCCCCAAGGAAGCCATCAGCCGTCAGATCGCGGAGTCCGTCGACCTGATTGTACAGGTAAAGCGCCTGCGCGACGGTTCGCGCCGCACCACCGATATTACCGAGGTGATCGGGATGGAAGGCGACGTGATCGTAACGCAGAACCTGTTCAAGTTCGAATATCTGGACGAGGACGATGACGGCAAGATCATCGGCGAATTCCGCAGCAGCGGCCTGCGTCCCTACACCCTGGAAAAAGCCCGCCAGTTCGGGTTCGACCAGGCGTTTCTCGAGGCTTGTTTGTAG